A region from the Rhinoderma darwinii isolate aRhiDar2 chromosome 2, aRhiDar2.hap1, whole genome shotgun sequence genome encodes:
- the LOC142742025 gene encoding uncharacterized protein LOC142742025, giving the protein MSGDSPGRGHPGRGLSPRKAQASRPLLGENSQALSNVDTSPKVNVEHCNTQDGSTSSTRKEDEECKVSKANVAAVRSTCESEALGGQSTLQAPGVQLTPPASRQRRTSLERLTLQQSEWVASVACSGRTRSSSSKNIEKSVEAKPARNTQGVSTTVTSLGECDPAGCETRGAGMANLEGSAAFRQPEILHQQSPQSKETERAPELQLAEEIPALVRRMGELQSQKQMLQIQIDCVYKLKNANPKNEAVYAAQLYSLGMQLAQVVGEMDGVLEMMGPLAESYKNKERFSSMTDRQNFDPEFRFSEADSGSDIFPDDPRPETRLVLQPARFSFLEADAQKEEKEKRQKSAAVSEQGHGSRILAQAPQVPGCSAQQDSGRSSMGQGDALTQQSCTAGAQTGGSGNVPEGLLVGGNARLVYDVGLSDDDIEVDGSEDVQNNVLDFPPLIVSTQGVTDPSRADTRPISQDSETRQPPPRNAWSRGAPSFTSGASYTGQAFKRRNVVRFKHKGAKEDLPDRRFVVRELLCHQMGFVPANILAVINLPDRQGYDVRFKLTPDLDRFWAHFSKFRDKTGWDKFSFIPVSKPDTVGVNIIFWNEAVPPQDIVVWLRRHCDLVSDLTKNRDADGIWTGGWRVLVKLRQHNNVTLHLPNSFFIGREKGVCFYPGQPRKCFKCGKTGHLANICTVVKCNLCGEVGHLSSNCQNVRCNLCGRVGHPHRDCPDAWHNICKQIPVEEFMTETDAVEEEALMSGSIMTRQEVQQESGHPGPEHQQSDSTQETMEVVPRDQPPAASSSALPSEERRGMQNKRKKKDTSSRKPEGEEVRGRKKGTRPEVMVVSNRFSVLSESDGDFEGELLKIDGEYEEDAGDHPLIKKKPCTVETPGPLDMETGGRQSDPNS; this is encoded by the coding sequence ATGTCTGGAGATAGCCCAGGGCGGGGCCACCCCGGGCGGGGACTCTCCCCACGCAAGGCCCAGGCTTCCAGGCCTCTACTGGGAGAAAACTCCCAGGCTCTTTCTAATGTGGATACAAGTCCCAAAGTGAATGTTGAGCATTGTAACACTCAGGATGGAAGCACCAGCAGCACAAGGAAGGAAGATGAAGAATGTAAAGTGAGTAAAGCTAATGTTGCAGCAGTAAGAAGTACTTGTGAGAGTGAAGCACTGGGGGGGCAGAGCACATTGCAGGCACCTGGGGTGCAGCTCACCCCTCCAGCATCCAGACAGCGGAGAACATCCCTGGAGAGACTGACATTGCAGCAGAGTGAATGGGTGGCCAGCGTGGCGTGCTCAGGCCGCACAAGGTCTAGCAGCAGTAAAAACATTGAAAAGTCTGTGGAGGCAAAACCTGCAAGGAATACTCAAGGTGTTTCTACAACTGTTACAAGCCTTGGAGAGTGTGATCCAGCAGGGTGTGAGACCAGAGGCGCTGGGATGGCTAATCTGGAGGGGTCAGCGGCATTCAGACAGCCTGAGATCCTGCACCAGCAGAGCCCACAGTCTAAAGAGACAGAGCGTGCGCCTGAGCTGCAACTGGCGGAGGAAATCCCTGCTCTGGTGAGGAGGATGGGAGAGTTACAGAGCCAAAAACAAATGCTGCAAATACAAATTGACTGTGTATATAAACTGAAGAACGCCAATCCTAAGAATGAAGCCGTATATGCTGCTCAGCTTTACTCACTCGGGATGCAACTCGCACAAGTGGTGGGGGAGATGGACGGTGTCCTGGAGATGATGGGGCCACTCGCAGAATCCTATAAAAACAAGGAACGATTTTCTAGTATGACCGACAGACAGAACTTTGATCCAGAGTTCAGATTCTCTGAGGCGGACTCGGGGTCAGATATTTTCCCAGATGATCCCCGGCCAGAGACCAGACTAGTGCTGCAACCTGCAAGGTTCTCATTTCTAGAAGCGGACGcacagaaagaggagaaagaaaaaCGGCAAAAATCTGCAGCTGTGTCTGAACAGGGGCATGGAAGTCGGATACTAGCACAGGCACCACAAGTCCCAGGATGCTCAGCACAACAGGACAGTGGACGTTCATCCATGGGTCAGGGTGATGCGCTGACACAGCAGAGCTGTACTGCTGGGGCACAGACTGGGGGGAGTGGGAATGTACCTGAAGGGTTGTTGGTTGGAGGGAACGCACGGCTTGTGTATGATGTAGGTTTATCTGATGATGACATAGAGGTTGATGGGTCAGAAGATGTTCAGAATAATGTGCTTGATTTCCCCCCTCTAATTGTAAGTACACAAGGTGTGACAGACCCCTCTAGAGCAGACACTCGCCCTATAAGTCAGGACAGTGAGACCCGCCAGCCTCCTCCCAGAAATGCCTGGAGCCGCGGTGCTCCATCTTTTACCTCTGGCGCTAGCTATACAGGCCAGGCCTTTAAAAGGAGGAATGTGGTGAGGTTCAAGCACAAGGGCGCCAAGGAGGACCTTCCAGATAGGAGGTTTGTGGTCCGAGAACTTCTATGTCACCAGATGGGTTTTGTGCCAGCAAATATCTTGGCAGTAATAAATCTACCAGACAGACAGGGCTACGATGTCCGCTTTAAGCTTACGCCTGACTTGGATAGATTCTGGGCACATTTTTCCAAGTTCAGGGACAAAACCGGTTGGGACAAATTTAGCTTTATTCCAGTGTCCAAGCCAGATACCGTTGGTGTCAACATCATCTTTTGGAATGAAGCTGTTCCTCCCCAGGATATTGTGGTCTGGCTCAGGCGGCACTGTGACCTGGTGTCTGACCTGACCAAGAACAGAGACGCTGATGGTATCTGGACTGGAGGGTGGAGGGTTCTGGTAAAACTGCGCCAGCATAACAATGTGACTTTACATTTACCCAATTCCTTCTTCATTGGGAGAGAAAAGGGTGTTTGCTTTTATCCTGGTCAACCCAGAAAGTGCTTCAAGTGTGGTAAGACCGGTCACCTGGCAAACATCTGCACCGTGGTAAAGTGCAACCTGTGCGGTGAAGTTGGCCATCTAAGTTCCAACTGTCAGAATGTCcgatgtaatctgtgtgggaggGTGGGTCACCCGCACAGGGACTGTCCTGACGCGTGGCACAATATCTGTAAACAGATTCCGGTTGAGGAGTTTATGACTGAGACGGACGCTGTAGAGGAGGAGGCTCTAATGTCAGGGTCAATAATGACCAGACAGGAGGTCCAGCAGGAGTCAGGTCATCCAGGTCCAGAACACCAGCAGTCGGACAGTACACAGGAGACCATGGAAGTTGTCCCTCGTGACCAGCCACCGGCAGCCTCTTCTTCTGCATTACCATCTGAGGAAAGGAGGGGTATGCAgaataagaggaaaaaaaaagacacgtcctCTCGTAAGCCTGAGGGAGAGGAGGTAAGAGGCAGGAAGAAAGGGACCAGACCAGAAGTAATGGTCGTATCTAATAGATTCAGTGTCCTGTCAGAGTCAGATGGGGATTTTGAAGGAGAGTTATTAAAAATAGATGGTGAATACGAAGAAGACGCAGGGGACCATCCcttaataaaaaagaaaccttgCACTGTAGAAACCCCAGGACCGTTGGATATGGAAACAGGTGGTCGGCAGAGTGACCCCAATTCTTAG